One Gloeothece verrucosa PCC 7822 DNA window includes the following coding sequences:
- a CDS encoding response regulator transcription factor, with protein sequence MLSLDVPQLSSNADLVQTHRILVVEDEDVIRDMVVLALEEEGYEVKSASDGRSALELLQGSDAVESEKLFDLLVLDLMLPSVNGLDICRLIRYQGNTIPILILSAKVSETDRVLGLEVGADDYLTKPFSMRELVARCRALLRRQSFSTISANPVRKFRDIMLYTQECRVLVRGEEINLSPKEFRLLELFMSYPRRVWSREQLIEQVWGPDFLGDTKTVDVHIRWLREKLERDPSQPEYLITVRGFGYRFG encoded by the coding sequence ATGTTATCTCTAGATGTGCCTCAACTGTCTTCCAACGCTGATTTAGTTCAAACCCATCGTATTCTGGTCGTAGAAGACGAGGATGTAATTCGAGATATGGTAGTTCTCGCCTTAGAAGAAGAGGGTTATGAGGTTAAAAGTGCTTCTGATGGGCGCTCAGCCCTAGAATTATTACAAGGGTCAGATGCAGTTGAATCAGAAAAACTGTTTGATTTATTAGTGTTAGATTTAATGCTACCCTCTGTCAATGGCTTGGATATTTGTCGTCTGATCCGTTATCAAGGCAACACCATCCCCATTTTAATTCTCAGTGCTAAAGTTAGTGAAACTGATCGGGTTCTGGGGTTAGAAGTCGGGGCCGATGATTATCTGACTAAACCTTTTAGTATGCGCGAATTAGTCGCCAGATGCCGCGCATTACTTCGTCGCCAGAGTTTTAGTACCATTTCTGCTAATCCCGTGCGAAAGTTTCGGGATATTATGCTTTATACTCAAGAATGCCGCGTATTAGTCAGAGGAGAAGAAATCAACTTATCTCCTAAAGAGTTTCGTTTACTAGAGTTATTTATGAGTTATCCCCGTCGAGTTTGGTCTAGAGAACAATTGATAGAACAAGTTTGGGGACCCGATTTTTTAGGCGATACCAAAACCGTAGATGTTCATATTCGCTGGTTACGGGAAAAATTAGAACGGGACCCTAGTCAACCAGAATATTTAATTACGGTTCGGGGTTTTGGTTATCGGTTTGGGTAA
- a CDS encoding creatininase family protein, which produces MLLQLSTWPEVENYLSYSTGIIIPIGSTEQHGPTGLIGTDAICAEVIAKGVGEATAAMVGPTLHLGMALHHTAFSGTISLRPSTLIQVVMDYITCLAVSGFRRFFWINGHGGNIATLKAAFAETYYHLANLNIPHADEIRCEIANWFMCREVYQLAKKLYGDQEGSHATPSEVALTQFVYPDLIKTATLDTQVASGYPIYGAADFRRHYPDGRMGSNPALATPEQGQQFYQLAVKELSNSYLEFIAKA; this is translated from the coding sequence ATGTTGTTACAACTAAGCACATGGCCAGAAGTTGAAAATTACCTAAGCTACTCCACTGGTATTATTATCCCGATTGGTTCAACAGAGCAACATGGCCCCACTGGATTAATCGGAACTGATGCTATTTGTGCTGAGGTTATTGCTAAGGGAGTTGGGGAAGCTACTGCTGCGATGGTTGGCCCTACTCTCCATCTGGGTATGGCCTTACATCATACGGCTTTTTCGGGTACCATTAGCCTGCGTCCTTCCACCCTTATTCAAGTGGTGATGGATTATATCACTTGTTTAGCTGTTTCGGGGTTTAGACGGTTTTTCTGGATCAATGGTCATGGCGGCAATATTGCGACCCTAAAAGCCGCTTTTGCAGAAACTTACTATCACTTAGCTAATTTAAATATACCTCATGCTGATGAAATCCGATGTGAGATCGCTAACTGGTTTATGTGTCGAGAGGTTTATCAATTGGCTAAAAAATTGTATGGTGATCAAGAAGGGTCTCATGCTACCCCCTCTGAAGTGGCTTTAACCCAATTTGTTTATCCTGACTTGATTAAAACTGCAACCCTTGATACTCAAGTCGCTTCTGGATATCCTATTTATGGGGCGGCTGATTTTCGTCGTCATTATCCCGATGGACGCATGGGATCTAATCCGGCTTTGGCTACCCCTGAACAGGGCCAACAGTTTTATCAATTAGCGGTTAAAGAACTGAGTAATTCTTATTTAGAATTTATCGCTAAAGCTTGA